From a region of the Hyalangium minutum genome:
- a CDS encoding serine/threonine-protein kinase, with amino-acid sequence MGKREPLLEENPRCLPVGMQVGPWRVVGFGGLGAYGTTYQVERVGREDEGPFALKLAVYPGDERFEREAKLLSRIRSPFVPRLHDQGVWEFASGRHPYLVMDWIDGEPLYEWAARRNPSQRQVLGLVAQVARALADTHAAGGLHRDVKGANVLVRRADGQAILTDFGAGDYRGAETLTSKLLPPGTPAYRSPEAWAFLSAFRRHPTVHYPASTCDDLFALGVMAYRLVTDQYPPLTNPSVPGSEVWREGGGGPRPPSALNPQVGSELDRLILRLLAVAPEERFQGVAQEAAQAAERARESIPPERDTPLFRWSLGRGPGWRSPEAVKWAEEREAERAELARRRAEERVRAASAAVQVRPVEFTWTWGVEGAAAAVAVLLLLMVGAALNRAHELLEGVAAEGAAVAVGDRRLHVPCETCARKEREESTATVTQPLPEKPLPGQRKPPCNKNGQTELRGGCWYRLNDAKPPCAEDNYVWQGACYAPVPASTRPQPAADPP; translated from the coding sequence ATGGGGAAGCGAGAGCCCTTGCTGGAAGAGAACCCGCGCTGCTTGCCAGTGGGGATGCAGGTGGGCCCGTGGCGGGTAGTGGGCTTCGGAGGGCTGGGGGCCTACGGCACCACGTATCAGGTGGAGCGGGTGGGGCGCGAAGACGAGGGACCGTTCGCGCTCAAGCTGGCGGTGTACCCGGGAGATGAGCGCTTCGAGCGCGAGGCGAAGCTGCTCTCGCGCATCCGCAGCCCGTTCGTTCCGCGGCTCCATGATCAGGGCGTGTGGGAGTTCGCTTCGGGCCGCCATCCCTATCTCGTCATGGACTGGATCGACGGCGAGCCGCTGTATGAGTGGGCCGCGCGGCGAAACCCCTCGCAGCGGCAGGTGCTGGGACTGGTGGCGCAGGTAGCGCGAGCCCTGGCGGACACGCATGCGGCCGGGGGCCTTCACCGGGATGTGAAGGGCGCGAACGTGCTGGTGAGGCGCGCGGACGGTCAGGCGATCCTCACGGACTTTGGCGCGGGGGACTACCGGGGAGCGGAGACGTTGACGTCGAAGCTGTTGCCCCCGGGGACGCCGGCCTACCGCAGCCCCGAGGCGTGGGCATTCCTGAGTGCATTCCGGCGGCACCCCACCGTGCACTACCCGGCCAGCACGTGCGACGACCTGTTTGCCTTGGGAGTGATGGCGTACCGGCTGGTGACGGACCAGTACCCGCCGTTGACGAACCCGTCGGTGCCCGGCTCGGAGGTGTGGCGAGAGGGAGGGGGTGGGCCGCGTCCGCCGAGTGCGCTCAATCCGCAGGTGGGCTCTGAGCTGGACAGGCTGATTCTCCGGCTGTTGGCGGTGGCTCCCGAGGAGCGATTTCAAGGTGTGGCGCAGGAGGCCGCCCAGGCAGCGGAGCGGGCCCGAGAGAGCATTCCCCCCGAGAGAGACACGCCGTTGTTCCGCTGGAGCTTGGGGCGTGGCCCGGGCTGGCGGTCACCGGAGGCGGTGAAGTGGGCAGAGGAGCGGGAGGCAGAGAGAGCGGAGCTCGCGCGGCGGAGGGCGGAGGAACGGGTTCGGGCCGCAAGTGCTGCGGTGCAGGTCCGCCCTGTCGAGTTCACGTGGACATGGGGTGTGGAGGGCGCAGCTGCGGCGGTGGCGGTGCTCCTCCTGCTCATGGTGGGCGCGGCGCTGAACCGTGCCCACGAGTTGCTCGAGGGCGTGGCTGCGGAGGGGGCGGCTGTGGCGGTGGGGGATCGCCGACTCCACGTGCCTTGCGAGACGTGCGCTCGGAAGGAGCGGGAAGAGAGCACTGCCACCGTGACCCAGCCGCTGCCCGAGAAGCCGCTGCCAGGGCAGCGCAAGCCACCGTGCAACAAGAACGGACAGACGGAACTCAGGGGTGGGTGTTGGTACCGGCTCAACGATGCCAAGCCCCCCTGCGCAGAGGACAACTACGTGTGGCAGGGAGCCTGTTACGCGCCGGTGCCCGCTTCCACGCGGCCCCAGCCCGCAGCGGATCCGCCGTAG
- the mnhG gene encoding monovalent cation/H(+) antiporter subunit G has translation MDTLTALLVVVGALAALLGSFGLLRLKSFFQRVHAPTLGATLGTWGFALATAVQISFEHSQLYLHALLIAVFIALTAPITTLFLMRAAVFRARMRGEKILVPGADEPPRPE, from the coding sequence GTGGATACTCTGACCGCGTTGCTCGTGGTGGTGGGCGCTCTGGCGGCACTGCTCGGCTCGTTCGGGTTGCTGCGTCTGAAGAGCTTCTTTCAGCGCGTGCACGCGCCGACCTTGGGCGCGACCCTGGGAACCTGGGGCTTCGCACTCGCCACGGCGGTGCAGATCTCCTTCGAGCACAGCCAGCTCTATCTTCATGCGCTGCTCATCGCGGTGTTCATTGCTCTCACCGCGCCGATCACCACCCTCTTTCTGATGCGGGCTGCGGTGTTCCGAGCCCGCATGCGTGGCGAGAAGATTCTGGTACCTGGAGCGGACGAGCCGCCCCGGCCTGAGTAG
- a CDS encoding monovalent cation/H+ antiporter subunit D, with amino-acid sequence MTALIQGLMPHLMVAPILLPMLIAAVMVLMGEGRRPAKLVLGMSSALLGLALSVALFAWVDAYGAVAYLPGNWPAPFGITLAVDRLSAGLLVLTWILGTCALSFASARWHRAGVHFHPLFQLQLMGLSGAFLTADVFNLFVFFEILLAASYGLLLHGAGKPRVRAGVHYVAVNLAASSLFLIGVSMIYGVTGTLNMAELSARLSEGNVANRHLIDAGAAILAVAFLAKAAAWPLNFWLVPAYASATPPVAAMFAVLTKVGVYALMRLWTLMFAGGPLAGFGADGLFVFGGVSAVLAALGMIASQRLAVQAAAGVMVSAGTLLAALGLGEEAVLGSAMFYLVSSTLASSAFFLLVDLVERWRTGSTAVDEAPFLSATLEAQEVNLDDEGEPLVALPFPASTALMGMAFVACTLLTSGLPPLSTFIGKLGMLSAALGPGSGSAPVSPRAWLFTGVLLGCGLLTLIALTRTGIRTFWPEMQRTPPQVRAPEGLPLVALLAACGVLTLAAGPTMELARATAQSLYDRRGYIDAVLGAAVRPPATVREDDR; translated from the coding sequence ATGACGGCACTCATCCAAGGCCTGATGCCCCACTTGATGGTGGCCCCCATCCTCCTGCCGATGTTGATCGCGGCGGTGATGGTCCTCATGGGCGAGGGAAGGCGCCCCGCCAAGCTGGTGCTGGGGATGAGCTCCGCGCTCCTGGGGCTCGCCCTCTCGGTGGCACTCTTCGCTTGGGTGGACGCCTACGGCGCGGTGGCCTACCTGCCCGGCAACTGGCCCGCGCCGTTCGGAATCACGCTCGCGGTGGACCGCCTCTCGGCGGGACTGCTGGTGCTGACGTGGATCCTGGGCACCTGCGCGCTCTCCTTCGCCTCCGCGCGCTGGCACCGCGCGGGCGTTCACTTCCACCCGCTCTTTCAACTGCAGCTCATGGGGCTCTCGGGCGCGTTCCTGACGGCCGACGTCTTCAACCTCTTCGTCTTCTTCGAGATCCTGCTCGCCGCCTCGTACGGCCTGTTGCTGCACGGCGCTGGAAAGCCGCGGGTCCGCGCGGGGGTGCACTACGTGGCGGTGAACCTGGCCGCCTCGTCACTGTTCCTCATCGGCGTGTCGATGATCTACGGCGTCACGGGGACGCTGAACATGGCGGAGCTCTCCGCGCGCCTTTCCGAGGGGAACGTAGCCAACAGACACCTCATCGACGCGGGAGCAGCCATCCTCGCGGTGGCGTTCCTGGCCAAGGCGGCGGCCTGGCCGCTCAACTTCTGGCTCGTCCCCGCCTATGCGTCGGCGACTCCGCCCGTGGCAGCGATGTTCGCCGTGCTGACAAAGGTCGGTGTCTACGCACTGATGCGGCTGTGGACGCTGATGTTCGCCGGGGGGCCATTGGCGGGGTTCGGCGCGGACGGCCTGTTCGTGTTCGGAGGGGTCTCCGCGGTGCTCGCGGCCCTGGGGATGATCGCCTCGCAGCGGCTCGCGGTCCAGGCGGCGGCGGGGGTGATGGTCTCCGCCGGGACGCTCCTGGCCGCACTGGGGCTGGGAGAGGAAGCCGTCCTCGGCTCCGCGATGTTCTACCTGGTGAGCTCCACGCTGGCCTCCAGCGCGTTCTTCCTGCTCGTTGACCTTGTCGAGCGGTGGCGCACGGGGTCGACGGCGGTGGACGAGGCGCCCTTCCTGAGCGCAACGCTCGAAGCGCAGGAGGTCAACCTCGACGACGAGGGGGAGCCGCTCGTCGCCCTGCCCTTCCCCGCTTCCACCGCGCTGATGGGCATGGCCTTCGTCGCGTGCACGCTGCTCACCTCGGGCCTGCCTCCCCTTTCCACCTTCATCGGCAAGCTCGGCATGTTGTCGGCGGCGCTTGGGCCGGGCTCCGGGAGCGCGCCTGTCTCCCCCCGTGCATGGCTGTTCACCGGCGTGCTGCTGGGTTGCGGCTTGCTCACCCTCATCGCGCTCACGCGGACAGGGATCCGGACTTTCTGGCCAGAGATGCAGCGCACGCCCCCGCAGGTTCGTGCGCCGGAGGGGTTGCCCCTGGTGGCGCTCCTCGCCGCATGCGGAGTGCTGACGCTCGCAGCGGGGCCCACGATGGAGCTCGCGCGCGCGACGGCGCAATCCCTCTATGACCGCCGGGGGTACATTGACGCGGTTCTCGGAGCAGCGGTACGGCCGCCGGCCACGGTGCGGGAGGACGATCGATGA
- a CDS encoding SDR family NAD(P)-dependent oxidoreductase translates to MGATKLRESVVVITGASSAIGRATALRFARKGATVVLTARSESALRQLASECERLGARTLVLPADVTDEASSHELAQLAAGAFQRIDVWVNNAEESLFVGLQDTPPDAFRQRVETHLVGYLQGARAALPTFHQQGHGVLINVSSVFGTLGAPYQNAYATSKYALRGLSETLRQEGRDALVRVVTVLPATLTTPLLHQGASATHKRVKPLEPLYAADRIARAIVRSARHPKREVYVNGAAPRPRLLSTLIRRPLRPAAPASSQPLAPTPSAALSAPWRHSTPLRTGLLLGLLAVPVLLGWRWLAHSRGYFF, encoded by the coding sequence ATGGGCGCCACAAAACTGCGCGAGTCGGTCGTCGTCATCACAGGAGCTTCCAGCGCCATTGGCCGAGCCACGGCGCTTCGGTTCGCCCGCAAGGGCGCCACCGTGGTCCTCACCGCGCGCAGCGAGTCCGCGCTGCGCCAGCTGGCCTCCGAATGTGAGCGGCTGGGCGCGCGGACCCTGGTGCTCCCCGCCGACGTCACGGACGAGGCCTCCTCGCATGAGCTCGCACAGCTCGCGGCGGGGGCCTTCCAGCGCATCGACGTCTGGGTGAACAACGCGGAGGAGTCCCTCTTCGTCGGCCTCCAGGACACGCCGCCCGACGCCTTCCGCCAGCGCGTCGAGACGCACCTCGTCGGCTACCTCCAGGGGGCTCGCGCCGCCCTGCCCACTTTCCACCAGCAGGGCCACGGCGTGCTGATCAATGTCTCCTCCGTCTTCGGCACCCTGGGCGCGCCGTACCAGAACGCCTATGCGACTTCGAAGTACGCCCTGCGCGGGCTCTCCGAGACGCTGCGCCAAGAGGGCCGGGACGCTCTCGTCCGCGTCGTCACCGTGCTCCCCGCGACGCTCACCACGCCGCTCCTCCACCAGGGCGCCTCCGCCACCCACAAGCGCGTGAAGCCGCTCGAGCCCCTCTACGCCGCCGATCGCATTGCCCGCGCCATCGTCCGGAGCGCCCGCCATCCCAAGCGCGAGGTCTACGTCAACGGCGCGGCCCCGCGCCCTCGGCTCCTGAGCACCCTGATCCGGCGTCCGCTCCGCCCGGCCGCACCCGCCTCGAGCCAGCCGCTCGCGCCCACCCCCTCCGCCGCCCTGAGCGCCCCCTGGCGTCACTCGACGCCTCTGCGCACGGGGCTGCTGCTCGGACTGCTCGCCGTGCCCGTGCTGCTGGGTTGGCGGTGGCTGGCACACAGCCGTGGGTACTTTTTTTGA
- a CDS encoding SRPBCC family protein, with amino-acid sequence MTRARWVLGGAGLGAAVMYWADPRSGRARRAHVREKAWHLMLSVGDALEVVGRDMAHRARGLAFKLRSRFHEEDVDDVTLEARVRSALGRVCSHPGSIQVSCRQGRVELKGLVLASEVKQVLAQVRHVRGVQEIDDDLEPHPEAGNHPKLQGGIERPGVRPELMQRSWSPSARFLVGLGSLGLLAYGLSSRGVVRWGLGGVSLLLGVRSVTNVELRRLTGVGVGPQALTLHKDITVSAPVNEVFAFWQAMHNFPRFMRHVEEVRLHKEGRSSWKVRGPAGILFEWDAVTTRIEPGKLLEWKSVEGAMVENAGCIRFEDVGNGRTRLDIRLSYNPPAGAIGHAFARLLGADPKRQMDDDLLRFKSLMELGKTTGHETVRRDELVPGRGVENWVYSERG; translated from the coding sequence ATGACCAGAGCACGGTGGGTACTCGGCGGCGCGGGGCTCGGAGCGGCGGTGATGTACTGGGCGGATCCACGCAGCGGGAGGGCCCGCCGGGCGCACGTCCGGGAGAAGGCGTGGCACCTGATGCTGAGCGTGGGGGATGCGTTGGAGGTGGTGGGGCGGGACATGGCGCACCGGGCGCGAGGGCTCGCGTTCAAGCTGCGCAGCCGGTTCCACGAGGAGGACGTGGACGACGTGACGCTGGAGGCGCGCGTGCGCTCGGCGCTCGGGCGGGTGTGCTCGCATCCGGGGTCGATCCAGGTCTCCTGCCGGCAAGGGCGGGTGGAGCTGAAGGGGCTGGTGCTGGCCAGCGAGGTGAAGCAGGTGCTCGCGCAGGTCCGCCATGTGCGCGGGGTCCAGGAGATCGACGATGACCTGGAGCCGCATCCGGAGGCGGGGAACCATCCGAAGCTTCAAGGGGGCATCGAGCGCCCGGGGGTGCGGCCGGAGTTGATGCAGCGGAGCTGGTCTCCGTCGGCGCGGTTCCTGGTGGGGCTGGGGAGCCTGGGGCTGCTGGCGTATGGGCTCTCGAGTCGAGGCGTGGTGCGGTGGGGGCTGGGCGGGGTGAGCTTGCTGCTGGGAGTGCGCAGCGTGACGAACGTGGAACTGCGGCGGCTGACGGGGGTGGGGGTAGGGCCGCAGGCGCTGACGCTTCATAAGGACATCACCGTGAGCGCGCCGGTGAATGAGGTGTTCGCGTTCTGGCAGGCCATGCACAACTTCCCGCGCTTCATGCGGCACGTGGAGGAGGTGCGGCTGCACAAAGAGGGCCGCTCGAGCTGGAAGGTGCGCGGGCCGGCGGGCATTCTCTTCGAGTGGGACGCGGTGACGACACGTATCGAGCCCGGGAAGCTGCTCGAGTGGAAGAGCGTGGAGGGGGCGATGGTGGAGAACGCGGGCTGCATCCGCTTCGAAGATGTGGGGAACGGGCGGACGCGGCTGGACATCCGGCTGTCGTACAACCCACCGGCGGGAGCCATCGGGCACGCGTTCGCGCGGCTGCTGGGGGCGGATCCGAAGAGGCAGATGGACGATGATCTGCTGCGCTTCAAGTCGCTGATGGAGCTGGGCAAGACGACAGGGCACGAGACGGTGCGGCGGGACGAGCTCGTGCCAGGGCGTGGGGTGGAGAACTGGGTCTACTCGGAGCGGGGCTGA
- a CDS encoding Na+/H+ antiporter subunit C has translation MEVVLALAIGILIGSGVWLLLRPRTFQLVVGLSLISYAVNLFIFSIGGLAIDKEPILADGVPPDLAHYTDPVPQALVLTAIVISFAMTALLLVIVLASRGMTGTDHVDGTEA, from the coding sequence ATGGAAGTTGTACTTGCACTCGCGATCGGCATCTTGATCGGCTCGGGCGTCTGGCTCCTGCTGCGGCCCCGCACGTTCCAGCTGGTCGTCGGACTGTCGCTCATCTCCTACGCGGTCAACCTCTTCATCTTCAGCATCGGCGGCCTGGCCATCGACAAGGAGCCCATCCTCGCGGACGGCGTCCCACCGGACCTCGCCCACTACACGGATCCGGTCCCTCAGGCGCTCGTGCTGACAGCCATCGTCATCAGCTTTGCGATGACGGCCCTCCTCCTGGTCATCGTCCTGGCCTCACGCGGGATGACCGGGACTGATCACGTGGACGGCACCGAGGCATGA
- a CDS encoding FBP domain-containing protein, whose translation MFRLETDRALIEAFRPRDRRVIEMPENVMFPLFVRDYLAWTETSGARVYLVFAAPVSRKPIGIIFRRESQDSGVGTSRICEWCHSYGSSSEVGLLTTDVNSKRRVGVHLCLDLRCKEKLEDAADRAGRHPIEILKQLQERMFRFAHEALGIEAQPTSDRAVVP comes from the coding sequence GTGTTCCGACTCGAGACAGATCGGGCCCTCATCGAGGCCTTTCGCCCGCGGGATCGCCGGGTGATCGAGATGCCCGAGAACGTGATGTTCCCGCTCTTCGTGCGCGACTACCTGGCGTGGACGGAGACGTCGGGGGCACGGGTGTACCTGGTGTTCGCCGCGCCGGTCAGCCGCAAGCCGATTGGCATCATCTTCCGGAGGGAGTCGCAGGACAGTGGGGTGGGCACGTCACGCATCTGCGAGTGGTGCCACAGCTACGGCTCGTCGAGCGAGGTGGGGCTGTTGACCACGGACGTGAACAGCAAGCGCCGGGTGGGGGTGCACCTCTGCCTGGACCTGCGGTGCAAGGAGAAGCTGGAGGACGCGGCGGATCGGGCCGGGCGGCATCCGATCGAGATCCTCAAGCAGCTCCAGGAGCGCATGTTCCGCTTCGCGCACGAGGCGCTCGGCATCGAGGCCCAGCCCACGTCAGATCGGGCTGTCGTTCCGTAG
- a CDS encoding K+/H+ antiporter subunit F: MSPLLSWALAFALGCLALAMMLALARMILGPRAEDRVLAFDCLYLNVMLVILALGLIYRSSSYFEAALLIALFGFVGSTAMSKFLLRGEIIE, encoded by the coding sequence ATGAGCCCTCTCCTCTCCTGGGCGCTGGCCTTCGCCCTGGGCTGTCTTGCCCTCGCGATGATGCTGGCACTGGCACGGATGATTCTCGGACCCCGGGCGGAGGACCGCGTGCTGGCGTTCGACTGCCTGTACCTGAACGTGATGCTGGTCATCCTCGCGCTCGGGCTTATCTACCGCAGCAGTTCCTACTTCGAGGCGGCGCTGTTGATCGCCCTGTTTGGGTTCGTGGGCTCCACGGCAATGTCCAAGTTCCTCCTGCGCGGGGAGATCATCGAATGA
- a CDS encoding ribbon-helix-helix domain-containing protein, translating into MQDGNISPLSADTVSAPVDTGERRAGPEAEVVSTHVLVAEEQVQKLRELSRRSRIAQSEYLREAVEDLLSKYGRGGTP; encoded by the coding sequence ATGCAGGATGGCAACATCAGCCCGTTGAGCGCCGACACCGTGTCGGCTCCGGTCGACACCGGCGAGCGCCGCGCCGGTCCCGAGGCCGAAGTCGTATCCACCCACGTCCTCGTCGCCGAAGAGCAGGTGCAGAAGCTCCGCGAGCTGTCCCGGCGCTCGCGCATCGCCCAGAGCGAGTACCTCCGCGAGGCGGTGGAGGATCTGCTCTCCAAGTACGGCCGCGGGGGCACGCCGTGA
- a CDS encoding lysylphosphatidylglycerol synthase transmembrane domain-containing protein codes for MKRALKLVASVLVTLLFTWWAFRETDWRAQWASLRSANYLYVVPYFGILTLIHICRTVRWGCLLSGIQKVPFRPLNEASGIGFMMLLVLPFRLGEFARPFLIAQRSSIRRSAAMTSVVLERITDGLLVATLLRVLLFFIPEETAQVRYVKLGSTLMFAVFGGGLAFLLFARWQHDRAVHLVRITVGRVSPGLAHKMADVVDGFVGAMRQLPGPGQLALFFALTLTYWGLNGAGMALVARAFGCVGVTDAACQPMSLTLFQGYVVMTVLVVGLMIPAAPGMMGTFQAATKVGLGLFLPATVVNASGLAYANVVWLCQTVQQVGFGLLLLSLGHLSFKDIANKLDKEGEASAPMA; via the coding sequence GTGAAGCGTGCTCTGAAGCTCGTGGCCAGTGTGCTGGTCACCCTGCTGTTTACCTGGTGGGCGTTCCGGGAGACCGACTGGAGGGCCCAGTGGGCCAGCCTGCGCTCGGCCAACTATCTCTACGTGGTGCCGTACTTCGGCATCCTCACGTTGATCCACATCTGCCGCACGGTGCGGTGGGGGTGCCTGCTGTCGGGCATCCAGAAGGTGCCGTTCCGGCCGCTCAACGAGGCCTCGGGCATCGGCTTCATGATGTTGCTCGTGCTGCCGTTCCGCCTGGGCGAGTTCGCCCGGCCCTTCCTCATCGCCCAGCGCAGCTCCATCCGCCGCAGCGCGGCGATGACATCCGTGGTGCTGGAGCGCATCACGGACGGGCTCCTGGTGGCCACGCTGCTGCGCGTGCTGCTCTTCTTCATCCCCGAGGAGACGGCGCAGGTGCGCTACGTGAAGCTGGGCTCCACGCTGATGTTCGCCGTGTTCGGCGGTGGGCTGGCGTTCCTGCTCTTCGCACGTTGGCAGCATGACCGCGCGGTGCACCTGGTGCGCATCACGGTGGGGCGGGTGTCGCCAGGACTGGCCCACAAGATGGCGGACGTCGTCGACGGCTTCGTGGGGGCGATGCGCCAGCTTCCGGGGCCGGGGCAGCTCGCGCTCTTCTTCGCCCTTACCCTGACGTACTGGGGGCTGAACGGCGCGGGCATGGCGCTGGTGGCGCGGGCCTTCGGCTGCGTGGGCGTCACCGACGCCGCGTGCCAGCCCATGAGCCTGACGCTCTTCCAGGGCTACGTGGTGATGACGGTGCTGGTGGTGGGGCTGATGATCCCGGCGGCGCCCGGGATGATGGGCACCTTCCAGGCGGCGACCAAGGTGGGCCTCGGCCTCTTCTTGCCCGCCACGGTGGTGAACGCGAGCGGGCTGGCCTACGCGAACGTGGTGTGGCTGTGCCAGACGGTGCAGCAGGTGGGCTTCGGCCTGCTCCTGCTGTCCCTGGGGCACCTGTCCTTCAAGGACATCGCCAACAAGCTGGACAAGGAAGGCGAGGCCTCGGCGCCCATGGCGTGA
- a CDS encoding Na+/H+ antiporter subunit E: MRRLIPFPVLSVALLLLWILLMQSVSAGTLVLGAALALFWPVVTVRLRPAPVRLRKPFVMARLFCRVVLEMLRSNAEVAWVILTQRSSAVRSGFVQIPLELKDPNGLAVLAMIVTFTPGTAWAQLSADNRVLLLHVLAIQSEEALVAFIKQRYERSLQEIFE, encoded by the coding sequence ATGAGGAGGCTCATCCCTTTCCCTGTGCTCTCGGTGGCACTGCTCCTGCTCTGGATTCTGCTCATGCAGTCGGTGAGCGCGGGCACGCTGGTATTGGGCGCCGCCCTGGCGCTGTTCTGGCCCGTGGTCACCGTCCGACTCAGGCCCGCCCCCGTGCGGTTGCGCAAGCCCTTCGTCATGGCACGCCTGTTCTGCCGGGTCGTGCTCGAGATGTTGCGGTCGAACGCAGAGGTGGCCTGGGTGATCCTCACCCAGCGCTCGAGCGCCGTTCGCTCCGGGTTTGTCCAAATCCCGCTCGAGCTGAAGGATCCGAATGGGTTGGCGGTGCTGGCGATGATCGTCACTTTCACGCCGGGCACGGCCTGGGCACAACTGTCGGCGGACAATCGCGTCCTGCTGCTGCACGTGCTCGCCATTCAGAGCGAGGAGGCTTTGGTGGCTTTCATCAAGCAGCGCTACGAGCGCTCGCTCCAGGAGATCTTCGAATGA